A genomic segment from Verrucomicrobiia bacterium encodes:
- a CDS encoding ABC transporter permease codes for MFQDIGEMIILFWRTLQSLPQLWRQRLKTFEQLFEIGNASLLMACILSLFIGGVLALQTGPVMVERGLAGLIGGIVGISVCKELAPVMMAVLITGRIGSAMAAEIGSMRVYQEIDALKTMNINPIQYLVLPRVVAISLALPMLVVFAVMVGWMGGALVSVFNKDISISFATYFNNLRNVVEVSDVVNGLIKSFVFAVTIGVVCCHQGLQTIGGPRGIGRSVTKAVVNSIVMILILDYVLTRILLYFNL; via the coding sequence ATGTTTCAGGACATCGGCGAAATGATCATCCTTTTCTGGCGCACGCTGCAGTCGCTCCCGCAGTTGTGGCGGCAGCGCCTGAAGACATTCGAGCAGCTCTTTGAGATCGGCAACGCCAGTCTCCTCATGGCGTGCATCCTCTCCCTCTTCATCGGCGGTGTGCTGGCCCTCCAGACGGGTCCGGTGATGGTCGAGCGCGGCCTGGCCGGCTTGATCGGCGGTATCGTCGGCATTTCCGTCTGCAAAGAACTCGCCCCTGTGATGATGGCGGTGCTCATCACCGGCCGCATCGGCTCTGCGATGGCCGCGGAGATCGGCTCCATGCGCGTCTATCAGGAGATCGATGCCTTGAAGACGATGAACATCAATCCCATCCAATACCTCGTCCTCCCGCGCGTGGTTGCCATCAGCCTGGCGCTGCCCATGCTCGTGGTCTTCGCGGTGATGGTCGGCTGGATGGGCGGCGCACTCGTCTCGGTGTTCAACAAAGACATCAGCATCTCGTTCGCCACCTATTTCAATAATTTGCGCAATGTGGTGGAGGTCAGCGATGTGGTAAACGGCCTGATCAAAAGTTTCGTCTTCGCGGTGACCATTGGTGTCGTCTGCTGCCATCAAGGCTTGCAGACCATCGGCGGACCGCGCGGCATCGGCCGTTCCGTCACCAAGGCGGTGGTGAACTCCATCGTGATGATCCTCATCCTGGATTACGTGCTCACCCGTATTCTCCTGTATTTTAATCTATGA
- a CDS encoding MMPL family transporter, translating to MSAPKQSFAEKLLNRLAEVVYQKPKLFVWPMVLVFILCVGITVKFLGFSTKRNDLVGGDKKYHQNFLKYKEQFPRQDDLVVVVESDRTEKNRQFVERLGARMEAETNHFADVFYKGDLKLMGPKALLFVPEEQLGELHHTLLEYKPFIQTFAQATNLNSMFQQMNRQFVAAGMNTNIDIKPMLESLPALQRIIKQAKDSMDRPGMPPSPGVNALFGQGQEAEQKIYITFDGGRLYLVSAQAADPEEVGAAIRRLRALVAEIQQQVPGVNAGITGESVLELDEMNQSQKDTMVASIVSLILCALIFIYGYQESGRPIKATICLIMGLGMTMGYTTLAVGHLNILTITFAPMLIGLAIDFGVHLVTRYEEELRHGASQQSALHKAMVNTGLGIFTGCLTTAGAFFAMSFTDFKGIQEMGVIAGGGLLVCLIPMMTMLPALLLRGRQNVIDHVHPPKEDRRERIERLWLDRPELVLTATVLLTALCFWQARHVIFDYNLLNMQSHGLPAVVYEKKLINSASNSVLYGAIVADTLPEAIEIEKKLRGLSSVADVQSMSRYLSEDQTRKLEYVRKVKEAVADIHFASIDDRKANINDLSLTLYSLQGYFGKALEMIQGKNEPEMEAGLRSIWKAVGELRNRINAGNKEFNSYQVAFYQQALLQDLRETFASLKTQDDSAPLRAEDLPPALRNRFIGVGGKYLIQAYPKDDVWRRDVQEKFVGELRQTLDPQGTNHPIITGTPVQLLEYTDLLRRSYEEAAWYAIIAIAIMVLIHFRSLVCVILALLPVLLGSMWTLGIMGTFGIPFNPANIMTLPLVVGIGVTNGIHILNRFAEEQNPSILAKSTGKAVIVSALTTVAGFGSLILAKHQGIQSLGWVMSLGVAASMIASITFLPALLIFLSRTGWKIQKTQ from the coding sequence ATGTCCGCACCGAAACAATCCTTTGCCGAAAAGCTGCTGAACCGGCTGGCTGAAGTCGTCTACCAAAAGCCCAAATTGTTCGTCTGGCCGATGGTGCTGGTCTTCATCCTGTGCGTCGGCATCACCGTCAAATTCCTCGGCTTCAGCACGAAGCGGAATGACCTGGTCGGCGGGGACAAGAAGTATCACCAGAACTTCCTGAAGTATAAGGAACAGTTTCCCCGGCAGGATGATCTGGTGGTGGTGGTGGAAAGCGATCGCACGGAGAAGAACCGCCAGTTCGTCGAACGTCTCGGCGCCCGCATGGAGGCGGAGACGAATCATTTCGCGGATGTCTTTTACAAGGGCGACCTGAAACTGATGGGGCCAAAGGCCCTCCTTTTCGTGCCGGAAGAGCAACTGGGGGAACTTCACCATACGCTGCTGGAGTACAAGCCCTTTATCCAGACCTTCGCCCAGGCCACGAATCTGAATTCGATGTTTCAGCAGATGAACCGCCAGTTCGTCGCGGCGGGCATGAACACCAACATCGACATCAAGCCGATGCTGGAGTCCCTGCCCGCACTGCAGCGCATCATCAAGCAGGCGAAGGATTCGATGGACCGTCCCGGCATGCCGCCTTCACCGGGTGTGAACGCGCTCTTCGGACAGGGACAGGAGGCCGAGCAGAAGATTTATATCACGTTTGATGGCGGGCGCCTTTATCTCGTCTCCGCTCAAGCGGCCGATCCTGAGGAAGTGGGTGCCGCCATCCGGCGCTTGCGTGCATTAGTGGCAGAGATTCAACAACAAGTGCCGGGGGTGAATGCAGGCATCACGGGGGAATCCGTTCTGGAGCTGGACGAGATGAACCAATCCCAAAAGGATACGATGGTGGCCAGCATCGTCTCGCTGATCCTCTGCGCGTTGATCTTCATCTACGGATATCAAGAATCTGGCCGGCCCATCAAGGCGACCATCTGCCTTATCATGGGGCTTGGCATGACCATGGGTTACACCACTTTGGCCGTAGGCCATCTGAACATCCTCACCATCACCTTTGCGCCGATGCTCATCGGTCTGGCGATTGATTTCGGCGTGCATCTCGTGACGCGTTACGAGGAGGAGTTGCGCCATGGCGCCAGCCAGCAAAGCGCCTTGCACAAGGCCATGGTGAACACCGGCCTGGGCATCTTCACCGGCTGTCTGACCACTGCGGGCGCGTTTTTCGCGATGAGTTTCACGGACTTCAAGGGCATCCAGGAGATGGGCGTCATCGCCGGTGGCGGTCTCCTTGTCTGCCTCATACCCATGATGACCATGCTGCCAGCCCTGCTATTGCGCGGGCGCCAGAACGTGATCGATCACGTGCATCCGCCCAAAGAAGACCGGCGCGAGCGCATCGAACGCCTCTGGCTGGACCGCCCGGAACTGGTGCTGACGGCCACGGTGCTCCTCACGGCGCTTTGTTTCTGGCAGGCGCGACACGTGATCTTCGATTACAACCTGCTGAACATGCAATCCCACGGTTTGCCCGCCGTGGTGTATGAGAAGAAGCTGATCAACTCCGCCTCCAACTCCGTGCTTTACGGCGCGATCGTCGCGGACACCTTGCCGGAGGCGATCGAGATCGAGAAAAAGTTGCGTGGCCTTTCCTCGGTGGCGGATGTGCAGTCCATGAGCCGCTACCTCTCGGAAGACCAGACGCGCAAGCTGGAGTATGTCAGAAAAGTGAAGGAGGCCGTGGCGGACATCCACTTCGCCAGCATCGATGACCGGAAGGCTAACATCAATGACCTGAGCCTGACGCTTTACTCTCTGCAAGGTTACTTCGGCAAAGCTCTGGAGATGATCCAGGGCAAGAACGAGCCGGAAATGGAAGCCGGCCTGCGATCCATCTGGAAAGCCGTCGGTGAATTGCGCAATCGCATCAACGCGGGAAACAAGGAGTTCAATTCCTACCAGGTCGCCTTTTACCAGCAGGCCCTGCTGCAAGATCTGCGCGAAACCTTTGCCTCCTTGAAGACGCAGGATGACAGCGCGCCGCTCAGGGCGGAAGATCTGCCGCCCGCTTTGCGCAATCGTTTCATCGGTGTGGGCGGCAAGTACCTCATCCAGGCGTATCCGAAAGATGATGTTTGGCGGCGCGATGTGCAGGAGAAGTTCGTGGGTGAACTGCGCCAGACGCTGGATCCGCAAGGCACCAATCATCCCATCATCACCGGCACACCGGTGCAGTTGCTCGAATACACCGACCTCCTACGCAGAAGTTATGAAGAAGCCGCCTGGTATGCGATCATCGCCATCGCCATCATGGTGCTCATCCATTTCCGATCGCTCGTGTGTGTGATCCTGGCGCTGCTGCCCGTGTTGTTAGGCAGCATGTGGACGCTCGGTATTATGGGCACATTTGGAATTCCCTTCAACCCCGCGAACATCATGACATTACCGCTGGTGGTGGGTATCGGCGTGACGAACGGCATCCATATCTTGAACCGGTTCGCGGAAGAACAGAATCCCAGCATTTTGGCCAAGAGCACAGGCAAGGCCGTGATCGTTTCGGCACTGACAACGGTGGCGGGCTTCGGCAGCCTTATTTTGGCCAAGCACCAAGGCATACAGAGTTTAGGCTGGGTGATGTCCCTCGGTGTCGCTGCCAGCATGATTGCATCGATAACATTCCTGCCCGCATTGTTGATTTTCCTCTCGCGAACGGGCTGGAAGATACAAAAAACCCAGTGA
- a CDS encoding YbjQ family protein — MSFTHPLTTTAFELPGYRILRNCGVARGIVVRSRSAIGNMGASIQAFFGGNITLYTSLCEQARDDAFRQMLSQAGEMGANAVIGVRYDATEIGVGITEVLCYGTAVQVETEQKNMPVPPIPGA; from the coding sequence ATGAGTTTTACGCATCCGCTCACGACCACGGCTTTTGAACTGCCGGGCTACCGCATCCTCCGCAACTGCGGAGTGGCACGCGGCATCGTGGTGCGTTCGCGTTCGGCTATTGGAAACATGGGCGCGAGCATCCAGGCCTTCTTCGGCGGGAACATCACGCTCTATACCAGTCTGTGCGAGCAGGCACGTGATGACGCCTTCCGCCAGATGCTTAGTCAGGCTGGTGAGATGGGCGCCAATGCGGTGATCGGTGTGCGGTATGACGCCACAGAGATTGGCGTGGGCATCACAGAGGTGCTATGCTACGGCACCGCGGTCCAGGTGGAAACGGAACAGAAAAACATGCCTGTGCCGCCCATTCCCGGTGCTTGA
- a CDS encoding SGNH/GDSL hydrolase family protein gives MNISAARLLLFGFLLIQSSVAFAAEPRTVIVFGDSITHGSALPKEQQGQIWMALIQKQTEGKLKLVNEGKGGRPTNSVKEFEAMLLKHKQADQLVISLGTNDSRDITDQCVPKAVTNITAMITKARAAYGEKLPILLVGPPNINKAALGPTKPIANEREGKLKELGAAFEKLAKEKNCDYVSLFGVVPDTSLLKDGVHPDVAGNVPIAETILPKLVAVKK, from the coding sequence ATGAATATCTCCGCTGCCCGCTTGTTACTGTTCGGTTTCTTGCTCATCCAATCGTCAGTCGCTTTCGCTGCCGAGCCGCGCACAGTCATCGTCTTCGGTGATTCCATCACGCACGGCAGTGCCTTGCCTAAGGAGCAACAGGGCCAGATCTGGATGGCGCTCATCCAGAAACAGACTGAGGGCAAACTCAAGCTGGTGAACGAGGGCAAGGGCGGTCGCCCGACGAATTCCGTGAAAGAGTTCGAGGCCATGCTGCTCAAGCACAAGCAGGCGGATCAGCTCGTCATCTCGCTCGGCACGAATGATTCGCGTGACATCACGGACCAATGCGTGCCCAAGGCGGTGACGAATATCACCGCCATGATCACCAAAGCGCGCGCAGCGTATGGCGAGAAGCTGCCGATCCTGCTGGTCGGCCCGCCGAACATTAACAAAGCCGCGCTGGGACCGACGAAGCCGATCGCCAATGAACGTGAAGGCAAGTTAAAGGAACTAGGAGCCGCGTTTGAGAAACTGGCTAAGGAGAAGAATTGCGATTACGTCAGCCTCTTCGGAGTGGTGCCTGACACCAGTCTCTTGAAGGACGGTGTGCATCCGGATGTGGCGGGAAATGTGCCGATCGCGGAGACGATTCTGCCAAAGTTGGTGGCGGTGAAAAAGTGA
- a CDS encoding type II secretion system protein, producing MKQKPPSLPGIRLFRAFTLIELLVVIAIIAILAGMLLPALAKAKARALQNTCLSNTKQVGVMMSMYGADNGDRIPPAVLRWVAGVAWSWDDYMHNYMGGPETMGTLKAWEPRRMQGGTQYANSANYIQNPPAAKVLKCPSNKLFSSDTRFPDATRSYAMPRNSMDILGSGAGTAPFLYPTVSQWPPSPSSQTGVGLRWYHGDAPGAAWQDETANTGTDGWGLAAEPRRQRYINNAIVRDPTGTILLTEIIRGRNTSSGTGGSTCQQGSLENQTIDTANVHFGTTTTTDIQYVDRKAYHNDNIDYLFVDGHAESLAPAKTLGQTNTALARQTGMWTINPTD from the coding sequence ATGAAACAAAAACCACCCTCGCTTCCGGGTATCAGGCTCTTTCGCGCCTTTACCCTCATCGAACTGCTGGTCGTCATCGCCATCATCGCGATTCTCGCCGGCATGTTGCTCCCCGCCCTGGCCAAGGCCAAAGCCCGCGCCCTGCAAAACACCTGCCTGAGTAACACCAAGCAGGTCGGCGTGATGATGTCCATGTACGGCGCGGATAACGGCGATCGCATCCCTCCCGCTGTCTTGCGCTGGGTGGCCGGTGTCGCCTGGTCTTGGGATGATTACATGCATAACTACATGGGCGGTCCGGAGACCATGGGCACTCTGAAAGCTTGGGAACCGCGTCGGATGCAGGGCGGCACCCAATACGCCAACAGCGCCAACTACATCCAGAATCCCCCTGCGGCCAAAGTCCTCAAATGCCCCTCCAACAAGCTGTTCTCCTCGGACACCCGCTTCCCGGACGCCACCCGCAGTTACGCCATGCCCCGTAACTCCATGGACATCTTGGGATCAGGCGCGGGCACCGCTCCCTTCCTCTACCCCACCGTTTCCCAGTGGCCTCCCTCGCCCTCCAGCCAGACGGGCGTGGGCCTGCGCTGGTATCATGGTGATGCTCCCGGCGCGGCCTGGCAGGATGAGACCGCCAACACGGGGACCGATGGTTGGGGCCTGGCGGCTGAGCCACGCCGTCAACGCTACATCAACAACGCCATCGTCCGTGACCCCACTGGCACCATCCTCCTCACGGAAATCATCCGGGGCCGCAATACCAGTTCCGGCACCGGCGGATCCACCTGCCAGCAAGGATCACTGGAGAACCAGACCATTGATACTGCCAATGTCCACTTCGGCACCACCACCACCACGGACATCCAATACGTCGATCGCAAAGCCTATCACAACGACAACATCGACTACCTCTTCGTGGACGGACATGCGGAAAGCCTCGCGCCCGCCAAGACCTTGGGCCAGACCAACACCGCCCTTGCCCGCCAGACCGGCATGTGGACCATCAATCCCACGGATTGA
- a CDS encoding prepilin-type N-terminal cleavage/methylation domain-containing protein, which yields MKEPQPKSLSQRLKAFTLIELLVVIAIIAILAGMLLPALAKAKARALQNGCLNNTKQVGVMMGMYQSDNADRIPPGVLRWVSGVAWGWDDYIHAYLGGPETMGTLKAWEPRRMQGGTQYANSANYIQNPPASKTLKCPSNKLFSSDTRFPDGTRSYAMPRNSMDINGPGAGGTAPFLVNTTSQWPPSPASLTGVGLRWLDGEAPAAAWIDETANPMDNGWQQAAEPRRQRGISSAIIQDPTGTILLTEIIRGRNTSSGTGGSTCQQGSLDNQTIDTANVHYATTTTTDIQYVDPRAYHNDYIDYLFIDGHAEALLPAKTLGSTNTAMAKQTGMWTIAPRD from the coding sequence ATGAAAGAACCACAACCCAAATCATTGAGCCAGCGCCTGAAGGCGTTCACGCTCATTGAACTGCTAGTCGTGATCGCGATCATCGCGATTCTCGCCGGCATGCTCCTGCCCGCATTGGCCAAGGCCAAAGCCCGCGCCCTCCAGAACGGCTGCTTGAACAATACCAAGCAGGTCGGTGTGATGATGGGCATGTACCAGTCGGATAACGCTGACCGCATTCCTCCAGGTGTGCTCCGCTGGGTATCAGGCGTTGCCTGGGGCTGGGATGATTATATCCACGCCTACTTGGGCGGTCCGGAGACGATGGGCACCCTGAAAGCTTGGGAACCGCGCCGTATGCAAGGCGGCACCCAGTATGCGAACAGTGCCAACTACATCCAGAACCCTCCGGCTTCCAAAACGCTGAAGTGTCCGTCGAACAAGCTCTTCTCGTCGGACACACGGTTCCCGGACGGCACCCGCAGCTACGCCATGCCCCGTAACTCCATGGACATCAATGGTCCGGGTGCAGGTGGCACGGCACCGTTCTTGGTGAACACCACCTCTCAATGGCCGCCTTCTCCGGCCAGCCTCACAGGTGTGGGTCTCCGCTGGTTGGATGGCGAAGCGCCTGCCGCCGCTTGGATAGACGAAACGGCCAACCCGATGGATAACGGCTGGCAGCAAGCCGCCGAACCCCGTCGTCAGCGCGGTATCAGCAGTGCTATCATCCAAGATCCGACTGGAACCATTTTGCTGACGGAGATTATCCGTGGTCGTAACACCAGCTCGGGCACGGGCGGCAGCACCTGCCAACAGGGATCACTGGACAACCAGACCATTGACACGGCGAACGTCCACTACGCCACAACTACCACCACGGACATCCAGTACGTTGATCCTCGTGCCTATCACAACGATTATATCGACTACCTCTTTATAGACGGTCATGCGGAAGCCTTGTTGCCGGCCAAGACCTTGGGTTCTACCAACACGGCCATGGCCAAACAAACCGGCATGTGGACCATCGCTCCTAGGGACTGA
- a CDS encoding VOC family protein has protein sequence MKFLELNHVAVHVADVTKSCEFYQQVLRLDSIPRPAFDFPGAWFRLGERQELHLIGDRTVPVNSHNRGDHFALLVDDIDAWERHLQSTGYPFRPKKTRPDGAWQIFIIDPDGHYIELCTPPGPVK, from the coding sequence ATGAAGTTCCTGGAGTTAAACCACGTGGCCGTGCATGTCGCGGATGTGACGAAGAGCTGCGAGTTCTATCAACAAGTGCTGCGGTTGGATTCCATTCCACGACCCGCGTTTGATTTTCCTGGAGCATGGTTTCGCTTGGGGGAGCGGCAGGAACTGCATCTCATCGGGGATCGCACCGTGCCGGTGAATTCGCACAATCGCGGCGACCACTTCGCACTGCTGGTGGATGATATCGATGCGTGGGAGAGGCACTTGCAATCCACCGGCTATCCGTTTCGCCCGAAGAAAACGCGGCCGGATGGCGCATGGCAGATCTTCATCATCGATCCAGATGGGCATTACATCGAGCTATGCACGCCACCGGGACCGGTGAAATGA
- a CDS encoding radical SAM protein: MYLRFAKRLLVETDKRLLMKLAYNFGWRGMRSVQLFKKRMKQGEYFPPFLYVSVLNSCNLRCQGCWVDVAAKQEKIPAEDLHRLIREASAAGNSFFGILGGEPFMYKGLLDILAEHKDCYFQIFTNGQLITDDLAKQMRQMGNVTPLVSIEGNEIISDERRGKDQVFTRSMAGLQRCLDNKLMTGVSTSLCQTNFKDLLREEWLDRLIEMGVMYAWYHTYRPVGPNPNTQLCLTPEQQVEIRKFVVEMRVKKPIVLVDAYYQHDGQALCPAATGISHHISPWGAIEPCPIIQFAKENIRDKRNIKDVFVQSEYLRDFRQLASQTTRGCIVLERPDLLKDFVQKHKAPDGTARQTSLAELAAMQPRTSQYRPGTEVPEKSWAYKFAKKHFFHDFGAYKGLKS; encoded by the coding sequence ATGTATCTGCGCTTTGCCAAACGCCTGCTGGTCGAGACCGATAAACGCCTGCTCATGAAGCTGGCGTATAACTTCGGCTGGCGCGGCATGCGCTCCGTGCAGCTTTTCAAAAAGCGCATGAAGCAGGGAGAATACTTTCCGCCCTTCCTCTACGTCTCCGTGCTAAATAGCTGCAACCTCCGCTGCCAAGGCTGCTGGGTGGACGTCGCGGCCAAACAGGAGAAGATTCCGGCAGAGGATTTGCACCGGCTTATCCGTGAAGCCAGCGCGGCAGGCAACAGCTTCTTCGGCATCCTCGGCGGCGAACCCTTCATGTACAAGGGCCTGCTCGATATCCTCGCGGAGCACAAGGACTGTTACTTCCAGATCTTCACGAACGGCCAGCTCATCACGGACGATCTTGCCAAGCAGATGCGCCAGATGGGGAACGTGACACCGCTCGTCAGCATCGAGGGTAACGAGATCATCAGCGATGAACGGCGTGGCAAGGATCAGGTGTTCACGCGCTCGATGGCGGGCTTGCAACGCTGCCTGGATAACAAGTTGATGACGGGCGTTTCCACCAGCCTGTGCCAGACGAATTTCAAGGACTTGTTGCGTGAAGAGTGGCTGGATCGGCTCATCGAGATGGGTGTGATGTATGCGTGGTATCACACGTATCGACCGGTGGGGCCGAATCCGAACACGCAACTCTGCCTCACGCCGGAGCAGCAGGTGGAGATTCGCAAGTTCGTGGTGGAGATGCGTGTGAAGAAGCCTATCGTGCTGGTGGATGCGTACTATCAACACGATGGTCAGGCGCTCTGTCCCGCCGCTACGGGCATCAGCCATCATATCAGCCCCTGGGGCGCGATCGAGCCGTGCCCCATCATCCAGTTCGCGAAAGAAAACATTCGCGACAAACGGAACATCAAAGACGTTTTCGTGCAATCCGAATACCTGCGCGATTTCCGCCAGCTCGCCTCGCAGACCACGCGTGGCTGCATCGTGCTGGAGCGCCCGGACCTGCTGAAAGATTTCGTGCAGAAGCACAAAGCTCCCGATGGCACCGCGCGCCAAACCTCACTCGCCGAACTCGCCGCCATGCAACCGCGCACTTCGCAGTATCGTCCGGGCACGGAAGTGCCGGAAAAGAGCTGGGCGTACAAGTTCGCGAAGAAACATTTCTTCCACGATTTTGGGGCGTATAAGGGGTTGAAATCTTAG
- the acnA gene encoding aconitate hydratase AcnA produces the protein MSTPHNLFNTLQTFELGNGKKGKFYSLPALEQAGVGPISKLPVSVRIVLESVLRNCDGLKVQEANVKELANWKPTESRTAEIPFVVARIVLQDFTGVPLLVDLAAMRTAVAKIGKNPKIIEPLVPVDLVVDHSVQVDFSGNAEAMAKNLDLEFSRNRERYQFLKWGMQAFDTFKVVPPGIGIVHQVNLEYLAKGVLSAEGVYYPDTLVGTDSHTTMINGLGIVGWGVGGIEAEAGMLGQPVYFLTPDVVGVHLTGAIREGVTATDVALTVTQMLRKAKVVGKFVEFFGPGAAALPLVDRATIANMAPEYGATMGFFPIDAECVNYLKGTGRSDADCATYENYYKAQGLWGIPNKGDVEYSQVVELDLSTVVPSVAGPKRPQDRIELGNLQREFFKAFQRPVTENGFGKTRKDFSKSVKLEMADKKKATVGTGSVLIAAITSCTNTSNPSVMLAAGLLAKKAVEKGLKVNPAVKASLAPGSRVVTDYLKKTGLQPYLNKLRFNTVGYGCTTCIGNSGPLDAAVEDAIVKNDLVTASVLSGNRNFEARVHQNIKSNFLMSPPLVVAFALAGRVDIDLSCEPIGKGKDGEPVYLADIWPTLTEVSDAMKSALKPEVFRKLYKDFAAQNPKWNEIPSSVGNVYEWDRQSTYIQEPPFFTDFSLQPGTIKSISGARALGIFGDSVTTDHISPAGAIKKSSPAGKFLSDNKVEFADFNSYGSRRGNDRIMTRGTFANVRIKNLMLGGEEGGNTIYQPTGEKMSIYDAAVKHIASGTPLIVIAGQEYGTGSSRDWAAKGTNLLGVKVVVAQSFERIHRSNLVGMGVLPLQFKEGTTAQTLKLDGSETYDVVGLSPDVKPQQDLTLKITRKDGSVENVPVSCRIDTPIEIDYYQHGGILPYVLRQLIAKA, from the coding sequence ATGAGCACGCCGCATAATCTCTTCAATACCCTCCAGACTTTTGAACTCGGTAACGGGAAAAAGGGCAAGTTCTACTCGCTGCCCGCCTTGGAACAGGCCGGGGTCGGCCCCATCTCCAAGCTGCCGGTTTCCGTCCGCATCGTCCTCGAATCCGTCCTGCGTAACTGCGATGGCCTCAAGGTGCAGGAAGCGAACGTGAAAGAGCTGGCGAACTGGAAGCCGACCGAGAGCCGCACGGCGGAGATCCCGTTCGTGGTCGCGCGTATCGTGCTGCAAGACTTCACCGGTGTGCCGCTGCTCGTGGACCTCGCGGCCATGCGCACCGCCGTGGCGAAGATCGGCAAGAACCCGAAGATAATCGAGCCGCTCGTCCCCGTGGACCTCGTGGTGGATCACTCGGTGCAAGTGGACTTCTCCGGCAACGCCGAGGCGATGGCGAAGAATCTCGACCTGGAATTCTCCCGTAACCGCGAGCGTTACCAGTTCCTGAAGTGGGGCATGCAGGCGTTTGATACCTTCAAGGTCGTGCCGCCGGGCATCGGCATCGTGCATCAGGTGAATCTCGAATACCTCGCCAAGGGCGTGTTGAGCGCGGAAGGCGTTTATTATCCGGACACGCTGGTGGGCACGGATTCCCACACCACCATGATCAATGGTTTGGGCATCGTCGGCTGGGGTGTCGGTGGTATCGAGGCTGAGGCTGGTATGCTCGGTCAGCCGGTTTACTTCCTCACGCCCGATGTCGTGGGCGTGCATCTGACGGGTGCCATCCGCGAAGGTGTCACTGCTACGGACGTGGCTCTCACTGTTACGCAAATGCTCCGCAAGGCGAAGGTCGTCGGCAAGTTCGTCGAATTCTTCGGCCCCGGTGCCGCGGCGTTGCCACTCGTCGATCGTGCGACGATCGCGAACATGGCTCCGGAATACGGCGCCACGATGGGCTTCTTCCCGATCGATGCCGAGTGCGTGAATTACCTCAAGGGCACAGGCCGCAGTGATGCGGATTGCGCTACGTATGAGAACTACTACAAGGCGCAAGGCCTGTGGGGCATCCCGAACAAGGGCGATGTGGAATACTCGCAAGTCGTGGAGTTGGACCTCAGCACCGTGGTGCCGAGCGTCGCCGGTCCGAAGCGTCCGCAAGACCGCATCGAGCTGGGCAACCTGCAACGCGAATTCTTCAAGGCGTTCCAACGCCCCGTCACCGAGAACGGTTTCGGCAAGACGCGCAAAGATTTCAGCAAGTCCGTGAAGCTGGAGATGGCCGATAAGAAGAAAGCCACCGTCGGCACCGGCTCCGTGCTCATCGCGGCCATCACGAGCTGCACGAACACCTCGAACCCGAGCGTGATGCTCGCCGCCGGTCTCCTCGCGAAGAAGGCCGTGGAAAAAGGTCTGAAGGTGAACCCTGCCGTGAAGGCTTCCCTCGCCCCCGGATCACGCGTGGTGACGGATTACCTCAAGAAGACGGGGCTGCAACCGTACCTGAACAAGCTGCGCTTCAACACGGTCGGTTACGGCTGCACGACGTGCATCGGTAACTCCGGCCCGCTGGATGCAGCGGTGGAAGACGCCATCGTGAAGAACGATCTCGTCACGGCCTCCGTGCTGTCCGGCAATCGTAACTTCGAAGCGCGCGTGCATCAGAACATCAAGTCGAACTTCCTCATGTCGCCGCCGCTCGTGGTGGCGTTCGCCCTCGCGGGTCGTGTAGATATCGACCTGAGCTGCGAGCCGATCGGCAAGGGCAAGGACGGCGAACCCGTCTATCTCGCCGACATCTGGCCGACGCTCACGGAAGTCAGCGACGCGATGAAGTCCGCGCTTAAGCCGGAAGTCTTCCGCAAGCTGTACAAAGATTTCGCCGCGCAGAATCCAAAGTGGAACGAGATCCCGTCCAGCGTGGGCAACGTTTACGAATGGGACCGCCAGTCCACCTACATCCAGGAGCCGCCGTTCTTCACGGACTTCTCCCTGCAACCCGGCACGATCAAGTCGATCTCCGGCGCGCGTGCCCTCGGCATCTTCGGTGACTCTGTCACCACGGATCACATCAGCCCTGCAGGTGCCATCAAGAAGTCGTCGCCTGCCGGCAAATTCTTGAGCGATAACAAAGTGGAATTCGCGGACTTCAACAGCTACGGCTCACGCCGTGGTAATGACCGCATCATGACACGCGGCACGTTCGCGAACGTCCGTATCAAGAACCTGATGCTCGGTGGTGAAGAAGGCGGCAACACGATCTATCAACCGACGGGTGAGAAGATGTCCATCTATGACGCCGCGGTGAAACACATCGCCAGCGGTACCCCGCTCATCGTCATCGCTGGTCAGGAATACGGCACCGGCTCCAGCCGCGACTGGGCTGCGAAAGGCACGAACCTACTCGGCGTGAAAGTCGTGGTGGCGCAGAGCTTCGAGCGCATCCATCGCAGCAACCTCGTCGGCATGGGCGTGCTGCCCTTGCAATTCAAGGAAGGCACCACCGCACAGACCTTGAAGCTGGACGGTAGCGAGACCTACGACGTCGTGGGCCTCAGCCCGGACGTGAAGCCGCAGCAAGACCTCACGCTCAAGATCACGCGCAAAGACGGCTCCGTGGAGAACGTCCCCGTGAGCTGCCGCATCGATACCCCGATCGAGATCGACTACTACCAGCACGGCGGCATCCTGCCGTATGTGCTGCGCCAGTTGATCGCGAAGGCGTAA